The window TCTTTTAGGTGGAAGTGCTGAACATGAAGGAGGTATATCATCCTTTAAAGCTTTTTGCATAAGTACAGCTTCAAGGGTTGGAACTGGAAATTTGGCTGGAGTTGCAATAGCAATAGCAGCAGGTGGCCCAGGATCTATATTTTGGATGTGGCTGATTGCTTTAATAGGAGGAGCATCAAGTTTTGTTGAAAGTACTCTAGCACAAATTTATAAAGTTAAAGATGGAGATGTTTATAGAGGCGGCCCAGCTTATTATATGGAAAAAGCTTTAAATAAAAAATGGATGGGAGTAGCGTTTTCAATATTAATATCCATAGCATTTGGATTGATTTTTAATTCGGTTCAATCAAATACAATTTCTTTAGCTTTTAACGAAGCATTTAAAATTGACAGAAGTATTGTAGGAATAGTTTTAGCAATATTCACTGGAATTATAATTTTTGGAGGAGTACATCGAATTGCAAATTTTAGTGCTACAGTAGTACCTATTATGGCAATTTTATATATTTTAATTTCTTTTTTTGTGATTATAAAAAATATATCCATATTACCTCATATATTCGAAGAAATTTTTATAAATGCTTTTAAAATGGAATCAGCTTTTGGAGGAAGTTTGGGAGCTGTTATAATGGTAGGAATAAAAAGAGGATTATTTTCAAATGAAGCAGGAATGGGATCGGCTCCTAATGCAGCAGCAACAGCTGATGTGAGTCATCCAGTAAAACAAGGATTTGTACAAACATTAGGAGTTTTTA of the Cetobacterium ceti genome contains:
- a CDS encoding alanine/glycine:cation symporter family protein encodes the protein MELINSIVNSLNGILWGYILIGMLLFIGTYFTLKTRFVQIGHIPHMISLLGGSAEHEGGISSFKAFCISTASRVGTGNLAGVAIAIAAGGPGSIFWMWLIALIGGASSFVESTLAQIYKVKDGDVYRGGPAYYMEKALNKKWMGVAFSILISIAFGLIFNSVQSNTISLAFNEAFKIDRSIVGIVLAIFTGIIIFGGVHRIANFSATVVPIMAILYILISFFVIIKNISILPHIFEEIFINAFKMESAFGGSLGAVIMVGIKRGLFSNEAGMGSAPNAAATADVSHPVKQGFVQTLGVFTDTIIICSCTAFMVLISGTHKLTDATGIQLTQRALSSQVGEWGNIFIAICILLFAFSSIIGNYYYGETNIEFLSENRVYLSIYRILVIGMVFFGAIGDLVLVWNLADLFMALMAILNLIAIFMLGKVAFDALKDYLYQKSQGIDPIFKKSSIDLPNKDTIEYWN